In Halobaculum sp. XH14, a single genomic region encodes these proteins:
- a CDS encoding histidine kinase N-terminal 7TM domain-containing protein has product MSWVPTVYSVPPLLAAVIALGVFAGAWRHRTEPAARPFIAVIGILFAWSVAYAIQIGYTGVRTQLFWQQVSFTISALIAPLWFVFAARYAGFDEVLRRPVIGFLALEPVAFALVVWTSPAGLIWSNPQPSPLGAAPIVQFVIGPAYLVHITYVYLLIAAGIGLLVWVAVSGSRLHSKQAALITAAALVPFGANVVFTLGMSPVPNLDLTTFTFAITGAAIAIALFRYDFLDLAPVAHRRLVEALGDGLVVVDDEERVTEVDGVARDVLDPPPVVGEEVGTSLPGETVPAADGAVLEATVDGEHRYYDVSVGPMADRYGRRVAHLVGLRDVTEREEYQRRIGVADRVLRHNVRNEANVALGTLSDVSEDDAVSPPEAADRTRTAAERVERIVDLTERVRKVTTALDRSDTRDRSVDVRRVVAGVVDSCRDPGAVDVSCPPEATVAAPGDLLVERAVANVVSNALEHGPDGATVDLTVAVDADAVRVVVADEGPGIPEQERVPFDAREETPLSHGSGLGLWMVKWAMEAAGGDVSLAENEPTGSVVTLTFRRAGPETPTVAVAADDD; this is encoded by the coding sequence GTGTCCTGGGTTCCGACGGTGTACTCGGTGCCGCCCCTGCTGGCCGCGGTCATCGCGCTCGGCGTCTTCGCCGGCGCCTGGCGACACCGCACGGAGCCCGCAGCGAGGCCGTTCATCGCCGTCATCGGGATCCTCTTCGCCTGGTCGGTCGCCTACGCCATCCAGATCGGGTACACGGGCGTCCGGACGCAGCTGTTCTGGCAACAGGTGTCGTTCACGATCAGTGCCCTCATCGCCCCCCTCTGGTTCGTCTTCGCCGCCCGGTACGCCGGGTTCGACGAGGTGCTCCGCCGGCCGGTGATCGGCTTCCTCGCGCTCGAACCCGTCGCGTTCGCGCTCGTCGTCTGGACGTCCCCCGCCGGCCTCATCTGGTCGAACCCGCAGCCGTCACCCCTGGGTGCCGCGCCCATCGTGCAGTTCGTGATCGGACCGGCGTACCTGGTCCACATCACGTACGTGTACCTCCTCATCGCGGCGGGCATCGGCCTCCTCGTGTGGGTCGCCGTCTCCGGGTCGCGGCTCCACAGCAAGCAGGCCGCGCTCATCACCGCGGCCGCCCTCGTGCCGTTCGGGGCCAACGTCGTGTTCACGCTCGGCATGAGCCCGGTGCCGAACCTGGACCTGACGACGTTCACCTTCGCGATAACCGGCGCCGCGATCGCGATCGCGCTGTTCCGGTACGATTTCCTCGACCTCGCTCCGGTCGCCCACCGGCGACTGGTCGAGGCGCTCGGCGACGGGCTCGTGGTGGTCGACGACGAGGAGCGGGTCACCGAGGTCGACGGCGTGGCGCGGGACGTGCTCGATCCGCCGCCGGTCGTTGGGGAGGAGGTCGGCACGTCGCTCCCGGGCGAAACGGTCCCCGCGGCGGACGGCGCGGTTCTGGAGGCGACCGTCGACGGCGAACACCGGTACTACGACGTCTCGGTCGGGCCGATGGCGGACCGGTACGGCCGCCGGGTGGCCCACCTCGTCGGCCTCCGGGACGTCACCGAGCGCGAGGAGTACCAGCGGCGCATCGGCGTCGCCGACCGCGTCCTCCGCCACAACGTCAGGAACGAGGCGAACGTCGCGCTCGGAACCCTCTCGGACGTCTCCGAGGACGATGCGGTTTCCCCTCCGGAGGCGGCCGACCGGACGAGGACGGCCGCCGAGCGGGTGGAGCGGATCGTCGACCTGACCGAGCGCGTCCGCAAGGTGACGACCGCGCTGGACCGCAGCGACACGCGCGATCGATCGGTCGACGTCCGTCGCGTCGTGGCCGGGGTCGTCGATTCCTGTCGGGACCCCGGGGCGGTCGACGTGTCGTGTCCACCGGAGGCGACGGTCGCCGCGCCCGGCGACCTGCTCGTCGAGCGCGCCGTCGCGAACGTCGTGAGCAACGCGCTCGAACACGGTCCGGACGGGGCGACGGTTGACCTGACGGTCGCGGTCGACGCCGACGCCGTCCGCGTCGTCGTCGCCGACGAGGGCCCGGGGATTCCCGAGCAGGAACGGGTCCCGTTCGACGCCCGGGAGGAGACGCCGCTCTCACACGGGAGCGGCCTCGGGCTCTGGATGGTGAAGTGGGCGATGGAGGCGGCGGGGGGCGACGTCTCCCTGGCCGAGAACGAGCCGACCGGCTCCGTCGTGACGCTCACCTTCCGGCGGGCGGGGCCGGAGACCCCGACCGTCGCGGTCGCCGCGGACGACGATTAG
- a CDS encoding radical SAM protein, with protein MTAPAPADLSVTIVDGYVDEPAHFGVPPYISTYPRFTAGALVDAGVPESGITYHTIDELRENRRKWADVADADLMIYVGGMTVPGKYVGGTPAEPDEVRELAWTADGVTLLGGPVRFGVGDENAGAQEMERDDLDYDFVAMGDVEAAAFDLVEAGLEGFGNRIRDYDEVTRWSSMGAFVVEQHPNHPDYLIAELETSRGCAYRCSFCTEPLYGDPDFRSAPDVVSEVDALSDHGVAHFRIGRQADILAFGGDGEAPNPDALRQLYGGIREVAPDLETLHLDNMNPVTITDYPEASREGIRIIAEHNTPGDTAAFGLESADPEVREANNLLVSAEECLDAVRVVNEAAGWRPDDERGTRLPKLLPGINLVHGLEGETEETFEHNRRFLRDVMDEGLMLRRVNIRQLMAFEGTEMAETGAQLARDHKKQFQRYKTKVRETVDRPMLERVMPPGTVLPDVHLEYHERGTTFGRQLGTYPILVGVPGERELGRTVDVAVVDWGHRSVTAVPYPLDLNGASMDELTAIPGVGKGTAGDIVVNRPYDSPEEASDAVAAADVDLSRFAAAAAPERGEKGAD; from the coding sequence ATGACCGCGCCCGCTCCCGCCGACCTCTCGGTCACCATCGTCGACGGCTACGTGGACGAGCCGGCGCACTTCGGCGTCCCTCCCTACATCTCCACCTACCCCCGTTTTACCGCCGGTGCGCTCGTCGACGCCGGCGTCCCCGAGTCGGGGATCACCTACCACACCATCGACGAACTCCGCGAGAACCGCCGGAAGTGGGCCGACGTCGCCGACGCCGACCTCATGATCTACGTCGGCGGGATGACCGTCCCCGGGAAGTACGTCGGCGGCACCCCCGCGGAACCCGACGAGGTCCGGGAACTCGCCTGGACCGCCGACGGCGTCACGCTGCTGGGCGGCCCGGTCCGCTTCGGCGTCGGCGACGAGAACGCCGGCGCACAGGAGATGGAGCGGGACGACCTCGACTACGACTTCGTCGCGATGGGCGACGTGGAGGCGGCCGCCTTCGACCTCGTGGAGGCCGGCCTGGAGGGATTCGGCAACCGTATCCGCGACTACGACGAGGTGACGCGCTGGTCGAGCATGGGCGCGTTCGTCGTCGAGCAGCACCCCAACCACCCCGACTACCTCATCGCCGAACTCGAGACCTCCCGGGGCTGTGCGTACCGCTGCTCGTTTTGCACCGAGCCGCTGTACGGCGACCCGGACTTCCGGTCTGCCCCGGACGTCGTCTCGGAGGTCGACGCGCTCTCGGACCACGGCGTCGCCCACTTCCGGATCGGCCGACAGGCGGACATCCTCGCGTTCGGCGGCGACGGCGAGGCCCCCAACCCCGACGCGCTCCGCCAACTGTACGGCGGCATCCGCGAGGTCGCACCCGACCTGGAGACGCTCCACCTCGACAACATGAACCCCGTGACGATCACCGACTACCCGGAGGCCTCGCGGGAGGGAATCCGGATCATCGCCGAGCACAACACGCCCGGCGACACCGCGGCGTTCGGCCTGGAATCGGCCGACCCCGAGGTTCGCGAGGCGAACAACCTCCTCGTCTCCGCGGAGGAGTGTCTCGACGCCGTCCGCGTCGTCAACGAGGCGGCCGGCTGGCGACCCGACGACGAGCGCGGGACGCGCCTGCCGAAACTGCTCCCCGGCATCAACCTGGTCCACGGACTCGAGGGGGAGACCGAGGAGACGTTCGAGCACAACCGGCGCTTCCTCCGGGACGTGATGGACGAGGGGCTCATGCTCCGCCGCGTGAACATCCGGCAGCTGATGGCGTTCGAGGGCACCGAGATGGCCGAGACCGGCGCGCAACTCGCCCGCGACCACAAGAAGCAGTTCCAGCGGTACAAGACGAAGGTCCGGGAGACGGTCGACCGCCCGATGCTCGAACGGGTGATGCCGCCCGGGACGGTCCTGCCCGACGTCCACCTCGAGTACCACGAGCGTGGCACCACGTTCGGCCGGCAGCTGGGCACCTACCCGATCCTCGTCGGCGTTCCCGGCGAGCGCGAACTCGGCCGCACGGTCGACGTCGCGGTCGTCGACTGGGGCCATCGCTCCGTGACGGCGGTGCCGTACCCGCTCGATCTGAACGGCGCGTCGATGGACGAACTCACGGCCATCCCCGGCGTCGGGAAGGGGACCGCGGGCGACATCGTCGTGAACCGCCCGTACGACTCGCCCGAGGAGGCCAGCGACGCGGTCGCCGCCGCCGACGTCGACCTCTCGCGGTTCGCCGCCGCTGCAGCGCCCGAGCGCGGGGAGAAGGGGGCCGACTGA
- a CDS encoding class I SAM-dependent methyltransferase produces MKGQEWYQADSVAEEYDAKRFSRGGRLIDRREKEAVLEAVAPVEDQRVLEIACGTGRFTAMLAERGADIVGLDISDAMLSQGREKARRAGVSDHIEFMRGDAARLPFPDDHFDTVFAMRFFHLADTPAKFLAEMARVSKRRVFFDTFNGASLRVLYNWALPMGSRLYSAGEVDRLLTDAGLHLADESHDFLLPYGFYRKVPNAVADPFRTVDTRMGATPVGDALASVSYWTAEV; encoded by the coding sequence GTGAAAGGGCAGGAGTGGTACCAAGCCGACTCGGTGGCCGAGGAGTACGACGCCAAGCGGTTCTCGCGGGGCGGCCGACTCATCGACCGGCGGGAGAAGGAGGCGGTGCTCGAGGCGGTCGCGCCCGTCGAGGACCAGCGGGTCCTCGAAATCGCCTGTGGCACCGGCCGGTTCACCGCCATGCTCGCCGAGCGGGGCGCGGACATCGTCGGCCTCGACATCTCGGACGCGATGCTCTCACAGGGGCGCGAGAAGGCCAGGCGCGCTGGCGTGAGCGATCACATCGAGTTCATGCGCGGCGACGCCGCCCGCCTCCCGTTCCCCGACGACCACTTCGACACCGTGTTCGCCATGCGCTTTTTCCACCTGGCGGACACGCCAGCGAAGTTCCTCGCGGAGATGGCCCGCGTCTCGAAGCGGCGCGTCTTCTTCGACACGTTCAACGGAGCCTCGCTCCGGGTGCTGTACAACTGGGCGCTCCCGATGGGCTCTCGACTCTACTCGGCGGGCGAGGTCGACCGCCTGCTCACCGACGCGGGTCTCCACCTCGCGGACGAGTCACACGACTTCCTGCTCCCGTACGGCTTCTACCGGAAGGTCCCGAACGCGGTCGCGGACCCCTTCAGAACGGTCGACACGAGGATGGGCGCGACCCCGGTGGGCGACGCGCTCGCGTCGGTCTCCTACTGGACGGCGGAAGTCTGA
- a CDS encoding YkgJ family cysteine cluster protein, which produces MESLESELEGARALEVGALADAIESIGFECTRCGACCKADDADPHTATVFPDEIRRLQEVTGDAAVEGSSEADGGSEADGDSAVATPDRDAEYDFRDVARPMPYGLTDDPDGSDGPSGETFEWALGTDACGDCTFYREPSETAPGDGDAVGPDEGVGACTVHEDRPLICRTYPFSVALGGTSQPMGEAVDTEGMVRAHECEGLGRDISRSDAEELAAALKERAVRELEEAIGVRDNYEPVETAGGEVVVHDSEGAKRPDGTPLDG; this is translated from the coding sequence ATGGAGTCGCTCGAATCCGAACTCGAGGGGGCCCGCGCGCTCGAGGTGGGTGCGCTGGCCGACGCCATCGAGTCCATCGGCTTCGAGTGTACGCGCTGTGGCGCGTGCTGTAAGGCCGACGATGCCGACCCGCATACGGCGACGGTGTTCCCCGACGAGATCCGGCGGCTCCAGGAGGTGACGGGCGATGCCGCTGTGGAGGGTAGTTCCGAGGCTGACGGCGGTTCCGAGGCGGACGGTGATTCGGCCGTGGCCACCCCCGACCGCGATGCCGAGTACGACTTCCGCGACGTCGCCAGGCCGATGCCGTACGGGCTGACCGACGATCCGGACGGCTCGGACGGCCCGAGCGGCGAGACGTTCGAGTGGGCCCTCGGGACCGACGCCTGCGGGGACTGCACGTTCTACCGTGAGCCGTCGGAGACGGCTCCGGGCGACGGCGACGCCGTCGGACCTGACGAGGGGGTCGGTGCCTGTACGGTCCACGAGGACCGGCCGCTCATCTGCAGGACGTACCCGTTCAGCGTCGCGCTCGGCGGTACCTCCCAGCCGATGGGCGAGGCGGTCGATACGGAGGGGATGGTTCGCGCGCACGAGTGCGAGGGGCTCGGCCGGGACATCTCGCGGTCGGACGCCGAGGAGCTCGCGGCGGCGCTCAAGGAGCGAGCGGTCAGGGAACTCGAGGAGGCGATCGGGGTACGTGACAACTACGAGCCGGTCGAGACCGCCGGCGGCGAGGTCGTCGTCCACGACTCGGAGGGCGCGAAGCGCCCGGACGGGACGCCCCTCGACGGCTGA
- a CDS encoding TRAM domain-containing protein, translating into MKISDELLCLFSAEVREDDDGYVLEVPRREVETGSVTPGEVYRVALISRTAGGQGGETDAETGEDASREGPQPPVETGEIRYVEIEDLGKQGDGIARVERGYVIIVPGAEVGERVKIEVSEVKSNFAVGEVIEE; encoded by the coding sequence GTGAAAATCTCCGACGAACTACTCTGTCTGTTCAGTGCCGAGGTCCGCGAGGACGACGACGGCTACGTGCTCGAAGTACCGCGCCGCGAGGTTGAGACCGGAAGCGTGACTCCCGGGGAGGTGTACCGCGTCGCGCTCATCTCCCGAACGGCGGGGGGTCAGGGCGGCGAGACCGACGCCGAGACTGGCGAGGACGCCTCCCGGGAGGGCCCACAGCCGCCGGTCGAGACCGGCGAGATCCGCTACGTCGAGATCGAGGATCTGGGAAAACAGGGCGACGGGATCGCCCGCGTCGAACGGGGCTACGTCATCATCGTCCCCGGCGCCGAGGTCGGCGAGCGCGTGAAGATCGAGGTGAGCGAGGTGAAGTCGAACTTCGCCGTCGGCGAGGTCATCGAGGAGTAA
- a CDS encoding MarR family transcriptional regulator: MSTSTADVDGSDRLSKAEYRDRLRELPPSAKLVAKVLEGETPLSQGQLADESLLPDRTVRYALNRLEECDLVGSRYSFKDARKQVYFLNT; the protein is encoded by the coding sequence ATGAGCACCAGTACCGCGGACGTGGATGGCAGCGACCGTCTCTCGAAGGCAGAGTACCGCGACAGGCTCCGTGAGCTCCCCCCCAGCGCCAAGCTGGTTGCGAAGGTCCTGGAGGGTGAAACGCCCCTCTCGCAGGGGCAGCTCGCGGACGAGTCGCTGCTGCCCGACCGGACCGTGCGCTACGCGCTGAACAGGCTCGAGGAGTGTGATCTCGTCGGATCGCGCTACTCCTTCAAGGACGCGCGCAAGCAGGTCTACTTCCTCAACACGTAG
- a CDS encoding glycosyltransferase family 2 protein encodes MELSVVVPTLNGRDRLAASLDSLAAHASDAEVVVVNGPSADGTTGMVRDRDDVDVLVEISARNVNVARNAGIEVADGDVVAMLGYDHLIEADWQTTVRDAVSTGADVVTGPLRRTVKGGATSAEAERRNIADRSVTYLNGRNVAFRADVLEDLDGFDEYLETGGSRDASHRLGGMNVEVVWRPEMGVRRQEPTAADGGREARDWGWKYRALAYRLTKNYGPRPTVVRRTLSHAASDARRTLTEVVRGEATPSGWVGNGRDVVGGMATGASDGIVARAKDRSDTRNPNGLTARADRAVAKYDWRE; translated from the coding sequence ATGGAGCTCTCGGTGGTCGTCCCGACCCTCAACGGTCGGGACCGCCTCGCGGCGAGCCTCGACTCGCTCGCCGCACACGCGTCCGACGCGGAGGTGGTCGTGGTCAACGGCCCCTCCGCTGACGGCACCACCGGGATGGTACGCGACCGGGACGACGTGGACGTGCTCGTCGAGATTTCGGCGAGAAACGTCAACGTCGCCCGGAACGCCGGCATCGAGGTGGCCGACGGCGACGTCGTGGCGATGCTCGGCTACGATCACCTGATCGAGGCCGACTGGCAGACGACGGTTCGCGACGCGGTCTCGACCGGCGCCGACGTGGTGACGGGGCCGCTTCGACGGACGGTGAAGGGCGGTGCGACGAGCGCCGAGGCCGAACGCCGAAACATCGCTGATCGGAGCGTGACGTACCTCAACGGGCGAAACGTCGCCTTCCGGGCCGACGTGCTCGAGGACCTCGACGGCTTCGACGAGTATCTGGAGACGGGCGGGTCGCGGGACGCCTCACACCGGCTCGGCGGGATGAACGTCGAGGTCGTCTGGCGCCCCGAGATGGGTGTGCGGCGACAGGAGCCGACGGCGGCGGACGGCGGCCGCGAGGCGCGCGACTGGGGCTGGAAGTACCGCGCGCTCGCCTACCGACTGACGAAGAACTACGGTCCCCGCCCGACCGTCGTCCGGAGAACGCTGTCTCACGCCGCGAGCGACGCCCGACGGACGCTCACCGAAGTCGTGCGGGGCGAGGCGACCCCCTCGGGATGGGTCGGCAACGGACGGGACGTGGTCGGCGGGATGGCGACCGGGGCCTCGGACGGCATCGTCGCCCGGGCGAAGGACCGATCGGACACCCGGAACCCGAACGGGTTGACCGCGAGGGCCGACCGGGCGGTCGCGAAGTACGACTGGCGCGAGTAG
- a CDS encoding amidohydrolase family protein — translation MLELEHGFRVVDVHAQLDPDEEAVATHGREITPERLQREMHQAGVVRTAVSPGPRPRGEGYLRANNAVARLSVERPFVAMARLNGPRDAGNGALSQLRNLTAAPAEHHAEPGDVEQYAYDDRFHGFVLDPTRDGLPTEAVLEEIAATESPVLFYSSPQIPPSAVAEAVLEYDFPVVLTSFGGFPLDRERMAEALSMLDTYDDLYLDTSFVRYRTVLERGLLEHPDRVLFGSGAPDTHPDVGVMEVLTLDVPEDLMTRAFTKNPGRLFPGLTAGAAD, via the coding sequence ATGCTCGAACTGGAGCACGGGTTCCGCGTGGTCGACGTGCACGCGCAACTCGACCCCGATGAGGAGGCCGTCGCCACGCACGGCCGGGAGATCACCCCGGAACGGCTCCAGCGCGAGATGCACCAGGCGGGCGTCGTTCGGACCGCGGTGTCGCCGGGCCCCCGTCCGCGGGGGGAGGGCTACCTCAGGGCGAACAACGCCGTCGCACGCCTCTCGGTCGAACGACCGTTCGTCGCCATGGCTCGGCTCAACGGCCCGCGCGACGCCGGCAACGGGGCGCTCTCACAGCTCCGAAACCTCACCGCGGCACCGGCCGAGCACCACGCCGAACCGGGCGACGTCGAGCAGTACGCCTACGACGACCGGTTCCACGGGTTCGTCCTCGACCCGACGCGGGACGGCCTCCCGACCGAGGCCGTCCTGGAGGAGATCGCCGCGACCGAGTCGCCGGTGCTGTTCTACAGTTCGCCACAGATCCCGCCGAGCGCGGTCGCCGAGGCCGTCCTCGAGTACGACTTCCCCGTCGTTCTCACGAGCTTCGGCGGCTTCCCGCTGGACCGTGAGCGCATGGCGGAAGCGCTCTCGATGCTCGATACCTACGACGACCTCTACCTGGACACCAGTTTCGTCCGCTACCGGACGGTCCTCGAACGCGGTCTCCTCGAACACCCGGACAGAGTCCTCTTCGGCTCGGGCGCGCCCGACACGCATCCCGACGTCGGGGTGATGGAGGTGCTGACGCTGGACGTGCCCGAGGACCTGATGACGCGCGCGTTCACGAAGAATCCCGGCCGCCTGTTCCCGGGACTCACCGCCGGCGCGGCGGACTGA
- a CDS encoding PPOX class F420-dependent oxidoreductase, whose amino-acid sequence MIPESHRDVFEKESFAHLSTVMPDGTPQSTPVWVDHDGGEAVLLNTARGRQKTRNIERNPKVGVSVLDPDDPYRYVSVRGEAELIDEGADDHIDELARAYFDVDEYPHHGEESGARVIVRVPAENVVTSG is encoded by the coding sequence GTGATTCCCGAGTCCCACCGCGACGTGTTCGAGAAGGAGTCGTTCGCACACCTCTCGACGGTGATGCCCGACGGCACTCCCCAGTCGACGCCGGTCTGGGTCGATCACGACGGGGGCGAGGCCGTCCTGCTCAACACGGCACGCGGACGACAGAAGACCCGTAACATCGAGCGGAACCCGAAGGTCGGCGTCTCGGTGCTCGACCCCGACGATCCGTACCGCTACGTCTCGGTTCGCGGCGAGGCCGAACTGATCGACGAGGGGGCCGACGACCACATCGACGAACTGGCGCGGGCGTACTTCGACGTCGACGAGTACCCCCATCACGGCGAGGAGTCGGGCGCGCGGGTGATCGTCCGGGTCCCGGCGGAAAACGTCGTGACGAGCGGCTGA
- a CDS encoding DUF7511 domain-containing protein, giving the protein MAATADDDARVAESDPRFAAPAGLELALVRYEDAPDRCTLSPRDVDEEEVLTHWLSVDASLAVPLSAMR; this is encoded by the coding sequence ATGGCCGCCACTGCCGACGACGACGCACGCGTCGCGGAGTCCGACCCGCGGTTCGCGGCTCCGGCGGGTCTCGAACTCGCGCTGGTCCGGTACGAGGACGCGCCGGACCGGTGTACGCTCTCGCCGCGGGACGTCGACGAGGAGGAGGTCCTCACCCACTGGCTCTCGGTCGACGCCTCGCTCGCCGTCCCGTTATCAGCGATGCGGTAA
- a CDS encoding MBL fold metallo-hydrolase: MHVDRFSVPVETRAPTGRTNAYLVAGPGPADGTERLLVDPAGRTENLDVAVRETAVDHVAVTHTHPDHVGAVADYARETGATVWARVGRTERFAAATGVEPDRTFAEGDRVGPAAVLDTQGHAPDHAAFETPLGIVSGDVAVAEGSVVVGAPEGDVRAYLVALRRLHARNPSTLYPGHGPVIEEPRAACGRLIAHRLARETAVEAAALDGAGDVDAVLSAAYEKDLSGVRDLARATVRAHLEKLSRSGRVRYDPETGDVGPA; this comes from the coding sequence ATGCACGTCGACCGCTTCTCGGTCCCCGTCGAGACGCGCGCGCCGACCGGGCGGACGAACGCCTACCTCGTCGCTGGCCCCGGACCGGCCGACGGGACAGAACGGCTGCTGGTCGACCCGGCGGGGAGAACCGAGAACCTCGACGTCGCGGTGCGCGAGACGGCCGTCGACCACGTCGCGGTCACCCACACCCACCCGGACCACGTCGGCGCGGTCGCCGACTACGCGCGGGAGACGGGAGCGACCGTCTGGGCGCGGGTCGGACGGACGGAGCGCTTCGCGGCCGCGACCGGGGTCGAACCGGACCGAACGTTCGCGGAGGGCGACCGCGTCGGCCCGGCGGCCGTCCTCGACACGCAGGGGCACGCGCCCGACCACGCCGCCTTCGAGACGCCGCTCGGGATCGTTTCGGGGGACGTCGCCGTCGCCGAGGGGAGCGTCGTCGTGGGCGCACCCGAGGGCGACGTGCGGGCCTATCTGGTCGCGCTCCGCCGGCTCCACGCCCGAAATCCTTCGACGCTCTACCCGGGCCACGGTCCGGTCATCGAGGAGCCACGTGCCGCGTGCGGTCGGCTCATCGCCCATCGACTCGCCCGCGAGACGGCAGTCGAGGCGGCGGCGCTGGACGGTGCCGGCGACGTCGACGCGGTGCTGTCTGCTGCCTACGAGAAGGACCTCTCCGGCGTGCGTGACCTCGCGCGGGCGACGGTGCGGGCGCACCTCGAGAAACTGTCCCGCTCGGGGCGGGTCAGGTACGACCCCGAGACCGGCGACGTGGGACCCGCCTAA
- the thsA gene encoding thermosome subunit alpha, giving the protein MQQPLYILAEGSQRTSGGDAQTSNIAAGRAVASAVRTTLGPRGMDKMLVDSSGDVVITNDGATILTEMDIEHPTAQMLVEVAEAQEEEVGDGTTMAAVLAGELLARAEELLEDGVHPTAIVEGYAEALRLGLDAVDGMVTDEPVDDDLLRAVAESAMTGKGTGDVTADRLAELVVSAVTQVAVDGRVEDDDVRTFTHTGGSAAATELVQGVVLEEEPANDAMPRHVTDASVAVLDTKLDVRTGEIDSEYTITSADQFDAALSAEDGERRAIAATLADAGVDVVVCSKKIEDRVAAHLADAGVLAFSNVKRSEARAFARATGAVRLGSVADLEASDLGTAREVRVERVGEDDLAFVEGTEGSRTVTLFVRGGTEHVVDELERAMADAVGAVSAAIADGAVVPGAGATEIAVGDHVRAGANAVTGRKQLAVEAFADAVEAIPRTLAENVGMDPIDALVELRATFDRDGIAGIIAEGQSGRVGDPADAGVYDPAAVKREALESATEAATMILRIDDVIAAK; this is encoded by the coding sequence ATGCAACAACCACTGTACATCCTCGCGGAGGGCAGCCAGCGCACCAGCGGCGGCGACGCTCAGACGTCCAACATCGCCGCGGGTCGTGCGGTCGCCAGCGCGGTCCGAACGACGCTCGGTCCCCGCGGCATGGACAAGATGCTCGTCGACTCCTCGGGCGACGTGGTCATCACGAACGACGGCGCGACGATCCTCACGGAGATGGACATCGAGCATCCGACCGCACAGATGCTCGTCGAGGTCGCCGAGGCCCAGGAGGAGGAGGTCGGCGACGGGACGACGATGGCGGCGGTGCTCGCCGGCGAACTGCTGGCCCGCGCCGAGGAACTGCTGGAGGACGGCGTCCACCCGACGGCCATCGTCGAGGGGTACGCCGAGGCGCTCCGGCTCGGACTGGACGCCGTCGACGGGATGGTGACCGACGAACCGGTCGACGACGACCTGCTCCGGGCGGTCGCGGAGTCGGCCATGACGGGCAAGGGGACCGGCGACGTGACGGCCGACCGGCTCGCCGAACTCGTCGTCTCCGCGGTGACCCAGGTCGCCGTCGACGGCCGGGTCGAGGACGACGACGTCCGGACGTTCACCCACACCGGGGGCTCGGCGGCCGCGACGGAGCTCGTCCAGGGCGTCGTCCTCGAGGAGGAGCCCGCGAACGACGCCATGCCGCGGCACGTCACGGACGCGTCGGTCGCCGTTCTGGACACGAAGCTCGACGTGCGGACCGGCGAGATCGACTCCGAGTACACCATCACGTCGGCCGACCAGTTCGACGCCGCGCTCTCGGCCGAGGACGGCGAGCGACGCGCCATCGCCGCGACGCTCGCCGACGCCGGCGTCGACGTGGTCGTCTGCTCGAAGAAGATCGAAGACCGGGTCGCGGCCCACCTCGCCGACGCCGGCGTCCTCGCCTTCTCGAACGTGAAGCGCTCCGAGGCCCGCGCGTTCGCCCGGGCGACCGGGGCGGTCCGGCTCGGCTCGGTAGCGGACCTCGAGGCGTCGGATCTGGGCACGGCCCGCGAGGTCCGCGTCGAGCGGGTCGGCGAGGACGACCTCGCGTTCGTCGAGGGAACCGAGGGCTCCCGGACCGTCACCCTGTTCGTCCGCGGCGGCACCGAGCACGTCGTCGACGAACTCGAACGCGCGATGGCCGACGCCGTCGGCGCGGTGTCGGCCGCCATCGCCGACGGGGCGGTCGTCCCCGGCGCCGGCGCCACCGAGATCGCCGTCGGCGACCACGTCCGCGCGGGCGCCAACGCCGTCACCGGCCGCAAGCAGCTCGCGGTCGAGGCGTTCGCGGACGCCGTCGAGGCGATCCCGCGCACGCTCGCGGAGAACGTCGGGATGGACCCCATCGACGCGCTCGTGGAACTGCGCGCGACGTTCGACCGCGACGGGATCGCGGGCATCATCGCCGAGGGCCAGTCCGGCCGCGTCGGCGACCCGGCCGACGCGGGCGTCTACGACCCCGCCGCGGTCAAGCGCGAGGCGCTCGAATCCGCGACCGAGGCGGCGACGATGATCCTCCGCATCGACGACGTCATCGCGGCGAAGTAG